A region of Lycium ferocissimum isolate CSIRO_LF1 unplaced genomic scaffold, AGI_CSIRO_Lferr_CH_V1 ctg10153, whole genome shotgun sequence DNA encodes the following proteins:
- the LOC132041423 gene encoding uncharacterized protein LOC132041423 produces MKRAAYYSCVAQMQDHWPIKKALTLSDVDITHPFLTLSRQQVENHIVLHMTTEEQEHLRAQGQVDFNARDDDTGEMYVMKLKWRGSYYNLIGKWGRVVRGKGLDVGQEIKIRWENGCLHFSVPQQQIVAVPPIRMVAAPVVQDHWPIKKILTLSDVDTNHPFLPLPRRLVEDHILVHWTPQQQEQLRKEEHVNVNARDYDTGEAYIMKFKWRGNYCNLIGKWGTIIRQKGLGVGKEIRLRWANQCLFFSVPQERFVATASGMDNWPIKKALTLSDVDTNHPFLTLPGKAVEDHILFYWSQQAREQLRNEHQMNINARDDDNGDAYLMKLRWRGSYYNLIGKWGKIIRGKKLQVGMEIRLHWDNGCLFFSVPQL; encoded by the coding sequence ATGAAAAGAGCAGCGTACTACAGCTGTGTAGCCCAAATGCAGGATCATTGGCCTATCAAGAAGGCTCTGACATTGTCTGATGTAGATATCACTCATCCATTCCTCACTTTGTCTAGGCAACAAGTGGAGAATCACATTGTGTTGCATATGACAACAGAAGAACAGGAGCATTTGAGAGCCCAAGGCCAAGTAGATTTTAATGCCCGAGATGATGATACAGgtgagatgtatgtgatgaaGTTGAAATGGCGGGGAAGCTATTACAATCTTATCGGTAAGTGGGGCAGAGTTGTACGAGGGAAAGGACTTGATGTTGGGCAAGAGATTAAAATACGTTGGGAAAATGGGTGCTTACACTTCTCAGTCCCACAGCAGCAGATTGTTGCAGTCCCACCAATTCGGATGGTTGCCGCACCAGTAGTGCAGGACCACTGGCCCATTAAGAAGATCTTGACCCTCTCTGATGTCGACACTAATCATCCATTTCTCCCTCTGCCCCGTCGATTAGTTGAGGATCATATCCTTGTGCATTGGACACCTCAGCAACAAGAACAGCTGAGGAAGGAGGAGCATGTGAATGTAAATGCCCGGGATTATGATACCGGCGAAGCTTATATAATGAAATTTAAGTGGAGGGGGAATTACTGTAACCTTATTGGGAAATGGGGAACAATAATTCGGCAGAAGGGACTTGGTGTTGGGAAAGAGATCAGGTTGCGCTGGGCAAATCAGTGCTTGTTCTTTTCAGTTCCCcaggagcggtttgttgccaCAGCCTCGGGGATGGATAACTGGCCTATTAAGAAGGCACTTACATTGTCTGATGTGGATACCAATCATCCATTTCTTACTTTGCCCGGCAAGGCTGTTGaagatcatattcttttttattgGTCACAGCAAGCCAGAGAACAACTGAGAAATGAACATCAGATGAATATTAATGCTCGAGATGATGACAATGGTGATGCCTATTTGATGAAGTTAAGATGGCGGGGTAGTTATTATAATCTCATTGGAAAATGGGGAAAAATCATTAGAGGGAAGAAACTTCAGGTTGGAATGGAGATCAGACTACACTGGGATAATGGATGCTTATTCTTCTCAGTTCCTCAGTTATAG